In one window of Juglans regia cultivar Chandler chromosome 3, Walnut 2.0, whole genome shotgun sequence DNA:
- the LOC109008108 gene encoding rhodanese-like domain-containing protein 9, chloroplastic isoform X1, with the protein MAGIGFSSALSATRNFQTSWLASETHSGRTMPGKLNHRKNLNVKAEVNYVDAEEAKKLIAVEEYAILDVRDKSQYDRAHIKSCSHVPLFIENKDGDFGTIIKRTLHNNFSGLFFGLPFTKPNPDFVQSIKSQFSPESKLLLVCQEGLRSVAAANKLEQAGFQNIACITSGLQSAKPGTFDSVGTTELQDAGKAGLVTIQGKISTVLGTVLICAYLFITFFPEQAEKLFQIAPVS; encoded by the exons ATGGCAGGCATTGGGTTTTCTTCGGCGCTCTCTGCCACCAG AAACTTCCAGACATCTTGGTTGGCATCCGAAACTCACAGTGGAAGGACCATGCCAGGGAAACTAAATCATCGGAAAAATTTGAATGTTAAAGCAGAAGTAAATTATGTGGATGCTGAAGAAGCAAAGAAACTAATAGCAGTCGAGGAGTACGCAATTCTGGATGTGCGGGACAAATCTCAATATGACCGAGCTCATATTAAATCATGCTCTCATGTGCCTCTTTTCATTGAAAACAAAGATGGTGATTTTG GTACAATTATAAAGAGGACCCTGCACAACAATTTCTCAGGTTTGTTCTTTGGGCTGCCGTTCACTAAGCCCAACCCTGATTTTGTGCAATCTATTAAGAGCCAATTTTCGCCTGAAAGTAAACTCTTGCTTGTTTGTCAGGAGGGACTGAG GTCTGTTGCTGCTGCTAATAAGCTAGAGCAAGCTGGTTTTCAAAACATAGCATGCATAACATCGGGGCTTCAATCCGCGAAACCAG GAACTTTTGATTCTGTCGGAACCACCGAGTTGCAGGATGCAGGCAAAGCTGGATTGGTCACTATTCAAGGAAAGATCTCGACCGTGCTAGGAACAGTCCTTATCT GTGCATATCTATTCATTACATTCTTCCCGGAGCAAGCAGAGAAACTATTCCAAATTGCACCAGTGAGCTAG
- the LOC109008108 gene encoding rhodanese-like domain-containing protein 9, chloroplastic isoform X2, whose protein sequence is MPGKLNHRKNLNVKAEVNYVDAEEAKKLIAVEEYAILDVRDKSQYDRAHIKSCSHVPLFIENKDGDFGTIIKRTLHNNFSGLFFGLPFTKPNPDFVQSIKSQFSPESKLLLVCQEGLRSVAAANKLEQAGFQNIACITSGLQSAKPGTFDSVGTTELQDAGKAGLVTIQGKISTVLGTVLICAYLFITFFPEQAEKLFQIAPVS, encoded by the exons ATGCCAGGGAAACTAAATCATCGGAAAAATTTGAATGTTAAAGCAGAAGTAAATTATGTGGATGCTGAAGAAGCAAAGAAACTAATAGCAGTCGAGGAGTACGCAATTCTGGATGTGCGGGACAAATCTCAATATGACCGAGCTCATATTAAATCATGCTCTCATGTGCCTCTTTTCATTGAAAACAAAGATGGTGATTTTG GTACAATTATAAAGAGGACCCTGCACAACAATTTCTCAGGTTTGTTCTTTGGGCTGCCGTTCACTAAGCCCAACCCTGATTTTGTGCAATCTATTAAGAGCCAATTTTCGCCTGAAAGTAAACTCTTGCTTGTTTGTCAGGAGGGACTGAG GTCTGTTGCTGCTGCTAATAAGCTAGAGCAAGCTGGTTTTCAAAACATAGCATGCATAACATCGGGGCTTCAATCCGCGAAACCAG GAACTTTTGATTCTGTCGGAACCACCGAGTTGCAGGATGCAGGCAAAGCTGGATTGGTCACTATTCAAGGAAAGATCTCGACCGTGCTAGGAACAGTCCTTATCT GTGCATATCTATTCATTACATTCTTCCCGGAGCAAGCAGAGAAACTATTCCAAATTGCACCAGTGAGCTAG
- the LOC109008107 gene encoding TBCC domain-containing protein 1-like, with product MSDPIETSTSSSNSAKEPSPNPLSLLHPRREPFEHGLLPIPKLVFTDPTQSLIPLKQSLLSSSDTTTRRVDSASLSESLQISLDHARLVLDTLASVLHSDSDPVFSSKPEDIDSVAADVHDLLLFLYIQSYKKLLPRTHKDSAAVADVWPSTSAFDGYLSALSPLQLVRSNSRRLMPSQADEEAHQLSYLQKHLANILSLLAEPVEGEGEGEESLVLTMDRFEHLGFLIQFDDKGSGGTQLSQHAPFFANSDPDMPAVPVPAAQVHDWLLQNIASALEHISERASLKENGPASASDQDVAMADACTTSIKASPSARGSSFIEGISKSSLVKQASDLKGSSVKVLNCHDSVIYILAPLRYATIYGCSDTTIVIGAVGKAVRVEHCERVHVITAAKRICIANCRECVFFLGVNQRPLIVGDNHKLQVAPYNTFYAHLEEHMNDVGVEATINRWDEPLTLGVVDPHDSLSHPAGVSDVQAESAMRLDPDQFTNFLIPDWFGGESSGSTKGNPFPLPDVYSMAQQRNQKNLGEIKQLLREAPLEENRKRELSSALHVYFKDWLYASGNIRQLYCLQGD from the exons ATGAGCGACCCCATTGAAACATCAACATCTTCGTCGAATTCGGCCAAAGAACCGAGCCCcaatcctctctctcttctccaccCTAGGCGGGAGCCCTTCGAGCATGGCCTCCTCCCAATTCCGAAGCTCGTCTTCACCGACCCTACTCAATCCCTAATCCCCCTTAAGCAATCCCTCCTCTCATCCTCCGACACCACCACTCGCCGGGTCGACTCTGCCTCCCTCTCCGAGTCCCTCCAGATCTCCCTGGACCACGCCCGCCTCGTCCTCGACACCCTCGCTTCCGTCCTccactccgactccgatccGGTCTTCAGCTCTAAACCCGAAGATATTGACTCCGTGGCCGCTGATGTCCACGATCTGCTCCTCTTCCTCTACATCCAGTCCTACAAGAAGCTGCTCCCGAGAACGCACAAGGACTCAGCCGCCGTCGCCGATGTCTGGCCCTCCACCTCCGCATTCGATGGCTACTTGTCCGCATTGTCGCCACTCCAG CTTGTACGTAGCAACAGCCGTCGGTTAATGCCATCACAAGCTGATGAAGAGGCTCATCAGTTATCATATCTACAAAAGCACTTGGCTAACATCCTCTCTCTCCTAGCAGAGCCTGTGGAAGGGGAAGGCGAAGGCGAAGAATCCCTG GTTTTGACTATGGATAGATTTGAGCACCTTGGGTTTCTGATTCAATTTGATGATAAGGGATCTGGAGGAACTCAGTTGAGTCAACATGCTCCATTTTTTGCGAACTCAGATCCCGATATGCCTGCTGTACCCGTTCCTGCAGCACAAGTTCATGATTGGCTGCTACAAAATATAGCTTCTGCCTTGGAACATATTTCGGAAAGAGCTTCTCTTAAAGAAAATGGTCCAGCGAGTGCGTCTGATCAGGATGTTGCTATGGCCGATGCCTGCACAACCTCAATCAAGGCCTCACCAAGTGCTAGAGGTTCTAGTTTTATTGAAGGGATCTCCAAATCATCACTTGTAAAGCAAGCATCTGATCTTAAAGGTTCTTCTGTGAAG GTCCTAAATTGTCATGATTCTGTCATTTACATCTTAGCACCTTTGAGATATGCCACCATTTATggatgctctgataccactatAGTTATTGGAGCAGTTGGGAAG GCTGTAAGGGTTGAGCATTGTGAACGAGTTCATGTGATTACAGCAGCAAAGCGAATCTGCATAGCAAACTGCAGAGAATGTGTGTTCTTTTTGGGTGTAAACCAGCGACCACTTATTGTTGGTGATAACCATAAGCTGCAG GTGGCACCATACAATACATTTTACGCGCATTTGGAGGAGCACATGAATGACGTTGGCGTTGAGGCTACAATTAATAGATGGGACGAACCTCTGACACTAGGAGTGGTTGATCCACACGATTCATTATCTCATCCGGCAGGTGTCTCTGATGTGCAGGCCGAGTCAGCTATGCGCCTGGACCCTGATCAGTTCACAAattttttg ATTCCGGACTGGTTTGGAGGTGAATCCTCTGGGTCTACAAAAGGCAACCCATTTCCATTACCGGATGTTTATTCGATGGCTCAGCAGAGAAAT CAAAAGAATTTGGGGGAGATAAAACAACTATTGAGGGAAGCACCACTTGAGGAAAATCGGAAACGGGAGTTATCTTCTGCACTCCATGTTTATTTCAAAGACTGGTTATATG CTTCGGGGAACATCCGTCAGCTTTACTGCCTACAAGGCGACTGA
- the LOC109008109 gene encoding FT-interacting protein 3-like — MQRPPPEDFLLKETNPHLGGGKVTGDKHTSTYDLVEQMQYLYVRVVKAKDLPAKDATGSCDPYVEVRLGNYKGTTRHFEKKSNPEWNQVFAFSKDRLQASVLEVTVKDHDLVKDDFIGRVFFDLNEVPRRVPPDSPLAPQWYRLDDKKGDKVRGELMLAVWMGTQADEAFSEAWNSDAAGVGGTDGLSSMRSKVYLSPKLWYLRVNVIEAQDLLPSDKGRFPEVFVKATLGNQVLRTRVSQSRTINPMWNEDLMFVAAEPFEEPLILSVEERVASNKDEVLGKCAIPLQYVDRRLDHRPVNTRWHNLEKHVIVEGEKKKETKFSSRIHMRICLEGGYHVLDESTHYSSDLRPTAKQLWKPSIGVLELGILNAQGLMPMKTKDGRGTTDAYCVAKYSQKWVRTRTIIDSFTPRWNEQYTWEVYDPCTVITIGVFDNCHLHGGDKAVGAKDLRIGKVRIRLSTLETDRVYTHSYPLLVLHPNGVKKMGEIHLAVRFTCSSLLNMMHMYSHPILPKMHYLHPLTVSQLDNLRHQATQIVSMRLSRAEPPLRKEVVEYMLDVGGNMWSMRRSKANFFRIMGVFGGLIAVGKWFDQICHWKNPITTVLIHILFIILVMYPELILPTIFLYLFLIGVWYYRWRPRHPPHMDTRLSHADSAHPDELDEEFDTFPTTRPSDIVRMRYDRLRSIAGKIQTVVGDLATQGERLQSLLSWRDPRATALFVIFCLVAAIVLYVTPFQVVALVTGFFILRHPRFRHKLPSVPINFFRRLPARTDCML, encoded by the coding sequence ATGCAGAGGCCTCCACCAGAAGACTTTTTGTTGAAGGAGACCAATCCCCATCTCGGAGGGGGAAAGGTCACTGGTGATAAGCACACAAGCACCTATGACCTCGTTGAACAGATGCAGTATCTCTATGTGCGTGTTGTGAAGGCCAAGGACTTGCCTGCAAAAGATGCCACCGGTAGTTGTGACCCATACGTGGAAGTAAGGCTCGGAAACTACAAGGGTACGACTCGGCACTTTGAGAAGAAGTCGAATCCTGAGTGGAACCAGGTGTTTGCTTTCTCGAAAGACCGGCTTCAGGCTTCAGTGCTTGAGGTTACTGTGAAGGATCATGATTTGGTGAAGGATGATTTCATTGGTCGGGTTTTCTTTGATCTGAATGAGGTTCCAAGAAGGGTTCCCCCGGATAGTCCTTTAGCGCCTCAGTGGTATAGATTGGATGATAAGAAGGGGGATAAGGTCAGGGGGGAGCTGATGCTGGCTGTTTGGATGGGTACGCAAGCTGATGAAGCATTTTCTGAAGCTTGGAATTCAGATGCAGCGGGAGTTGGGGGAACTGATGGTCTTTCTAGTATGCGATCAAAGGTATACCTCTCTCCTAAGCTTTGGTATTTGAGGGTCAATGTAATTGAAGCTCAGGACTTGCTGCCGAGTGATAAGGGTAGGTTCCCCGAAGTTTTTGTCAAGGCTACTTTGGGAAACCAGGTTTTAAGAACCAGAGTTTCTCAAAGCAGGACTATCAATCCTATGTGGAATGAGGATTTAATGTTTGTAGCAGCAGAGCCATTTGAGGAACCCTTGATTTTGAGTGTAGAAGAGAGAGTTGCATCTAACAAGGATGAAGTTCTGGGGAAATGCGCAATTCCTTTGCAGTATGTTGATAGGAGGTTGGATCATAGACCTGTCAACACTAGGTGGCATAATCTTGAAAAGCATGTCATTGTAGAgggggagaagaagaaggaaaccaAATTTTCCAGCAGGATTCATATGAGGATCTGCTTGGAAGGTGGTTATCACGTCCTGGATGAATCAACGCACTATAGCAGTGACCTTCGTCCGACGGCAAAACAGTTGTGGAAGCCCAGCATTGGGGTACTGGAACTCGGAATTCTAAATGCTCAGGGGCTGATGCCGATGAAGACAAAAGATGGTCGTGGAACAACAGATGCCTATTGTGTGGCAAAATATAGCCAGAAGTGGGTTAGGACAAGGACGATCATTGACAGCTTCACACCCAGGTGGAATGAGCAGTATACATGGGAGGTATACGATCCTTGTACGGTCATAACAATTGGGGTGTTTGATAACTGTCACTTGCATGGTGGAGATAAGGCTGTAGGGGCCAAGGATTTAAGAATTGGGAAGGTAAGGATTCGTCTCTCCACCCTTGAAACCGATCGGGTTTATACACACTCATATCCTCTTTTGGTTCTACACCCCAATGGGGTGAAGAAGATGGGTGAAATTCATTTGGCTGTGAGGTTCACTTGCTCCTCTTTGCTTAATATGATGCACATGTATTCACATCCAATTTTGCCTAAAATGCACTATCTTCATCCATTAACCGTTAGCCAGCTTGATAACTTGAGACATCAGGCAACTCAAATCGTATCAATGAGGTTGAGCCGGGCTGAGCCACCTCTGAGGAAAGAGGTGGTTGAGTATATGTTGGATGTTGGCGGGAACATGTGGAGTATGAGGAGGAGCAAAGCAAACTTTTTCAGGATTATGGGAGTTTTTGGTGGGTTAATCGCTGTGGGAAAATGGTTTGACCAGATTTGCCACTGGAAAAACCCCATCACAACTGTAttgattcacattttgtttataATACTGGTCATGTACCCTGAGCTCATCTTACCTACAATTTTCCTCTACCTGTTCTTGATTGGGGTTTGGTATTATAGATGGAGGCCAAGACATCCTCCTCACATGGACACTCGCCTTTCTCATGCCGATTCTGCACATCCTGATGAACttgatgaagaatttgataCATTTCCAACTACCCGGCCTTCTGACATAGTAAGGATGCGATATGATCGGTTGAGAAGTATTGCTGGGAAGATTCAGACTGTAGTTGGTGACTTAGCTACTCAAGGAGAGAGGCTACAATCTCTATTGAGCTGGCGAGATCCAAGAGCAACAGCTCTGTTTGTGATTTTCTGTCTGGTTGCTGCTATTGTACTCTATGTTACACCATTCCAAGTTGTGGCCCTTGTCAcaggattttttattttgagacaTCCAAGGTTTCGTCATAAGCTTCCTTCAGTACCGATAAATTTCTTCAGGAGGTTGCCTGCCAGAACAGACTGCATGTTATGA